From a single Rutidosis leptorrhynchoides isolate AG116_Rl617_1_P2 chromosome 5, CSIRO_AGI_Rlap_v1, whole genome shotgun sequence genomic region:
- the LOC139849319 gene encoding uncharacterized protein — translation MSDSNKIPLSEECTALLRDSLPMKLRDTGRFTFPCSIYQSRTIHALADLGASINLIPYSLFKRLELGDLLPTKMTIQLADHTIRYPKGIVENVLVKVDRFLYHMDFVVMDIKKDLDTPSVLGRPSRITSDDESPPSADTEMSITPPEPPSDKDPDMEEEVPEE, via the exons ATGTCGGATTCCaataaaattccactgagtgaagaatgcacaGCATTACTCAGAGACTCTCTACCTATGAAACTAAGAGATACGGGGAGATTCACATTCccgtgttctatctaccaatctagaACCATTCACGCTTTGGCTGATTTAGGAGCAAGCATTAACCTTATACCTTACTCTCTTTTTAAGAGGCTAGAGCTAGGAGACTTgttaccaactaaaatgacaatccaacttgctgaTCATACAATTCGTTATCCCAAAggcatagttgagaatgtcttggtAAAAGTCGACCGATTCTTGTATCATATGGATTTTGTAGTGATGGACATCAAGAAAGACCTTGATACCCCTAGCGTCTTAGGACGAcc CAGCcgtatcacttccgatgatgaatcTCCACCATCAGCCGACACAGAGATGAGCATTACACCACCTGAGCCACCGTCTGATAAAGATCCCGACATGGAAGAAGAAGTTCCCGAAGaataa